TGCAACAAATGCAGATGAAATAGCTGAGCTTCTATACCAAATGTCAGAAAGTTCAAGAGAAGCAGCATCAGAGATCATCATCTCAAATTTACTTCCACTGATCACAAATGCAAACCAATTAGGAACTATTATCCGTTTTATTCCCCCCTTAAAAATTGAAGCGATGTTAAGAAAACCGGGAATAATCTCACTACTGGAAAATATGGATGACCTCAATGGAGTGATGAGTATGATGTTTACAGCAGATCAGCGAAAAATGGTCTTTAATGCCACGAAGAATTTTATCAAGGATATGAAACCCAACTTTGCCCAATTGGGGGAGTGCATACAATACTTGTCGAATGATCAAATTAAAGCACTCTTGAAAACAATCTCGTTTAGTACTATCCAATCAGATTCAAGTGAAGACATGATTAGACTTTTTGAAAAATTAAGTACGAACCAATTTAATAAAATATTGCCAATTGTAGATAAAAAAATAGCAGAATACTTGGGAAAAAGAATTGGATACGACGATGGAAAAGGGCTGCATGATTTTCTAAAAACTAAAGCGAGTGATGCCGATGCCCTGAAGGCATTCAAAACAATCTTTCCAGATGTCTCAAAAATTATAAGCACCCAAAAAAATTATAAATCTCAGTTAACCTCTTTAACTACTGAGCCGAGTCTTGATGATAATTCGGAGCTTAAAATTTAATAGAGAGGTTCCTATTATCAACCAGGGCTTGTTGACCATTTATCTTTTACAACCCTATCACCCTACCTACTGCAGCTTGTTTGACATCCAGAGGAAATACGAAAAAAAACAGAAAAATTGCTCGCCAAGATCTCTAACTGGATCCCGCGAACAAGTCGCGGGATGTCGAAATACCAATTGTCGGCAGATCACAGATGTTTTTACCATCTCTAGATCATAGTATTTTATACTATCTCTGTTTCTACATCATCTTTAGCTATCATTTTACTTCTGGATTTTACTTCATTTAATGAAGAGGGACGACGTAGCTCGTCATCAGCAAAATCATCTACTTTAATAATTTCTTGCCTCGCTATCTCAGCTTCTTCCAATTGTTTGGCTTCGACTGGGGTTAATATCTCACAATGTAACGCTTCTTTAATCTGATCAAGGAAAGTCAGAGATTTTAATACATGATCTTTCGCTGCTTTCATGACCTTTTTCTCTAATTCCTCTGCAGCACATACTTTATGGAATGCTTCTTCTAGCCGGCCTAATGGGCAATTTTCACCTGCTTCATGGTATACCAGACGGGTTAGGCGATTTCGAGTTTCATTAGGTTCAATTAAAATTCTTGCTAGTTTATGTCCTAAGTGGTCATCAGGTTTATTTCTTCTATTTCCTAAAGGTTTTAAAATTAAATGCAAAGCTATTCTAGCCCAGCGTGCAGGGAAATTAATAATAACACCGTGCATGGCTGTTTCACACTCATGTAATAATTGTTGGCAAGAGTACTGAACTAATGGCAAATCGGCTTGTGGCTCCCCATCCTCATAAAAACGTTTCAGTACTGCTGACGCCATATATAAACAACTTAGCATATCGCCTAGACGGGCTGATAATTTCTCTTTACGCTTCAAATTCCCGCCTATAACAGCCATAGAAAAATCAGCAAGAAATGCCAAATTAGTACTGTATTTATGTATCAATTGGTAATATCTTTTCACGCTACTCGGGGGGGCTTTGGTCATCCATGCATCAGTCCATGCAAATATTAAAGACTTAGTGAAATTAGCTATAACAAATCCTACATGTCCAAAAAACACCTTATCAAACTCTGTTAAATCATTGTTTCTTACACTTTCAAGCTCTTTAAAAACATAGGGATGGCAACGAACTGCACCTTGACCAAAAATAATCAAACTACGCGTTAGAATATTAGCCCCTTCTACGGTAATCGCAATTGGAGTGCCTTGATAACCTCTGCCTAGATAGTTATTGGGACCAAGACAAATCCCTTTTCCACCATGAATATCCATACCATCACAGGCAAGCTGTCGAGCACGTTCGGTGGTATGATATTTTAATATTGCCCCGGCAACAGAAGGTTTTGCTCCATGATCTATTGCAGCCGCAGCCATAGTTAGAGATGCATCAATTATATATGTAGACGCTGCTATTCGAGCCAATGGCTCTTCAATACCTTCAAATTTACCAATAGATTGATTAAATTGCTTGCGGATTCTTGCATAGGCTCCTGATGCTAAAGCAATGACTTGAGCCCCACCGCTTGCACTTGAAGGTAAGGAGATAGCTCTGCCTGCACTTAGGCATTCCATTAGCATGCTCCAGCCATGACCCGCCATTTC
The sequence above is drawn from the Legionella antarctica genome and encodes:
- a CDS encoding acyl-CoA dehydrogenase, with product MLHAILILATIVATGILLTRQASISVWAICFSMFAALVMNYGNPGLFTEILLWSIAILLVLSSIKSLRRELLSKHLFKIVTKAMPAMSSTEREALEAGTVSWEGDLFSGAPNFSLLRKAPAVSLTQEEKAFMDGPVQELCAMIDDWDITHNHTDLPPEVWKFIKENRFLGMIIPKQYGGLEFSATAQMSILVKIYGLSITAATTICVPNSLGPGELLLKYGTEAQKNYYLPRLADGREVPCFALTGPNAGSDAASIPDEGIVCRQEFNGEQVLGVRLNWNKRYITLCPVATVIGLAFRMFDPDNLLGKGEDIGITCALIPADTQGVTKGRRHFPLNIGFLNGPTQGKDVFVPMDYLIGGQEMAGHGWSMLMECLSAGRAISLPSSASGGAQVIALASGAYARIRKQFNQSIGKFEGIEEPLARIAASTYIIDASLTMAAAAIDHGAKPSVAGAILKYHTTERARQLACDGMDIHGGKGICLGPNNYLGRGYQGTPIAITVEGANILTRSLIIFGQGAVRCHPYVFKELESVRNNDLTEFDKVFFGHVGFVIANFTKSLIFAWTDAWMTKAPPSSVKRYYQLIHKYSTNLAFLADFSMAVIGGNLKRKEKLSARLGDMLSCLYMASAVLKRFYEDGEPQADLPLVQYSCQQLLHECETAMHGVIINFPARWARIALHLILKPLGNRRNKPDDHLGHKLARILIEPNETRNRLTRLVYHEAGENCPLGRLEEAFHKVCAAEELEKKVMKAAKDHVLKSLTFLDQIKEALHCEILTPVEAKQLEEAEIARQEIIKVDDFADDELRRPSSLNEVKSRSKMIAKDDVETEIV